One part of the Streptomyces ferrugineus genome encodes these proteins:
- a CDS encoding VWA domain-containing protein yields MIRTQRLAAGVCALLAALTAGLVFPAGASADETTATAPKVDLVIDVSGSMRAKDIDGQSRMAAAKQAFNEVLDATPEEVRLGIRTLGANYPGDDRKTGCKDTAQLYPVGPLDRTEAKAAVATLAPTGWTPIGPALLKAADDLDGGEGSKRIVLISDGEDTCAPLDPCEVAREIAAKGIGLTIDTLGLVPNTKLRQQLSCIAEATGGTFTSVEHTDELADKVNQLVDRAADPVVTPVATTGADQCAKAPTLDSGLYTDREEFGQQRWYRVKVPDGWELRASVSVAADRAVGPSYGVLLRAVSERGREIVRGEAAGNGRTDVVSTGLRYPRAESEDAEGETAPETVCLQVTHSFAAAAGVQTTPGLPLEITVDVVHGPGGSSDVAAFGLGRGWWLLGALILTGFLAGLVWGWLSRWRVAVWRTN; encoded by the coding sequence ATGATCAGAACACAACGGCTGGCGGCCGGGGTCTGTGCCCTGCTCGCCGCGCTCACGGCCGGGTTGGTCTTCCCGGCCGGGGCGAGCGCCGACGAGACCACCGCCACCGCTCCGAAGGTCGATCTCGTGATCGACGTCAGCGGCTCGATGCGGGCGAAGGACATCGACGGCCAGTCGCGGATGGCCGCGGCGAAGCAGGCCTTCAACGAGGTGCTGGACGCGACACCGGAAGAGGTCCGGCTCGGCATTCGCACGCTGGGCGCCAACTACCCGGGCGACGACCGCAAGACGGGCTGCAAGGACACCGCGCAGCTCTACCCGGTCGGCCCGCTGGACCGCACCGAGGCGAAGGCGGCGGTGGCGACGCTGGCGCCCACCGGCTGGACGCCGATCGGCCCGGCGCTGCTGAAGGCGGCCGACGACCTGGACGGCGGCGAGGGCTCCAAGCGCATCGTGCTGATCAGCGACGGCGAGGACACCTGCGCCCCGCTCGACCCGTGCGAGGTGGCCCGGGAGATCGCCGCCAAGGGCATCGGCCTGACCATCGACACGCTGGGCCTGGTCCCGAACACCAAGCTGCGGCAGCAGCTGAGCTGTATCGCCGAGGCGACCGGCGGCACGTTCACCTCGGTCGAGCACACCGACGAACTCGCCGACAAGGTCAACCAGTTGGTCGACCGGGCGGCCGATCCGGTGGTGACGCCGGTCGCGACGACGGGCGCCGACCAGTGCGCGAAGGCGCCCACGCTGGACTCCGGTCTGTACACGGACCGGGAGGAGTTCGGGCAGCAGCGCTGGTACCGCGTGAAGGTGCCGGACGGCTGGGAGCTGCGCGCCTCGGTGAGCGTCGCGGCCGACCGCGCGGTGGGCCCCTCGTACGGGGTGCTGCTGCGGGCGGTGAGCGAGCGCGGCCGGGAGATCGTGCGCGGCGAGGCGGCGGGCAACGGCCGTACCGATGTGGTCTCGACGGGCCTGCGCTACCCGAGGGCCGAGTCGGAGGACGCGGAGGGGGAGACCGCGCCCGAGACCGTGTGCCTGCAGGTCACCCACTCCTTCGCGGCGGCCGCCGGCGTGCAGACCACGCCCGGGCTGCCGCTCGAGATAACCGTCGACGTCGTGCACGGGCCCGGCGGGTCGAGCGACGTGGCCGCCTTCGGCCTCGGGCGCGGCTGGTGGCTGCTCGGCGCGCTGATCCTCACCGGCTTCCTCGCCGGTCTCGTCTGGGGCTGGCTGTCGCGCTGGCGGGTCGCGGTCTGGAGGACCAACTGA
- a CDS encoding IucA/IucC family protein, whose product MHRLPSAEAEVAAELADARPGLMSRYAAELPGARAAVLTRLWRALAHEPLPWVARREPAREGLTLRLSDGRRLHGPRADPYATAAYVTAVRLDGTPYDDPARLMTALAVPHGASFAAELGHSVASLALSRAGQAGHSKEWPGRDWEWEQRVVDGHPFHPNCRSRPGFSVAEQLAYGPEHRPVVTLGLVPVRADECLLTGAWPDGMRDGARLLIPVHPWQAEHVLKRPRDPFAGGIAAHPLMSLRTLALPQGPHVKTALSARLTSSVRDISGYSIGLSATLSDFAETLAARMDGLLHVTRTLGAATADSPDLAAVVRQSPREYAGPGERVVPVAALATTELPRSPAWLAEFTRLALTVGLRLLELGVALEAHGQNLLVVLSADGSPVRLVYRDLADIRVSPARLARHGIPVPELTGRVVTDEVTLLRRKLFGSLVAGALAGTAGSGTALRGALEAVVRELPGTVDLAALRREPLPTKALSLMRLSPGTPGDQWAELPNPLASEVF is encoded by the coding sequence GTGCACCGTCTCCCCAGCGCCGAGGCCGAGGTCGCCGCAGAACTGGCCGATGCCCGACCCGGGCTCATGTCGCGGTACGCGGCCGAACTCCCCGGGGCCCGCGCGGCCGTGCTGACCCGGCTGTGGCGTGCCCTCGCCCATGAGCCGCTGCCCTGGGTGGCCCGCCGCGAGCCCGCCCGGGAGGGCCTCACCCTGCGCCTTTCGGACGGCCGCCGGCTGCACGGCCCGCGCGCCGACCCGTACGCCACCGCCGCGTACGTCACCGCCGTACGCCTCGACGGGACGCCGTACGACGATCCGGCCCGGCTGATGACCGCGCTCGCGGTACCGCACGGCGCGTCCTTCGCCGCGGAACTCGGCCACAGTGTCGCCTCGTTGGCGCTGTCGCGGGCCGGGCAGGCGGGTCACTCGAAGGAGTGGCCGGGGCGGGACTGGGAGTGGGAGCAGCGGGTCGTGGACGGGCATCCGTTCCACCCCAACTGCCGTTCCCGGCCCGGGTTCTCGGTCGCCGAGCAGTTGGCGTACGGGCCCGAGCACCGGCCGGTGGTGACGCTGGGGCTGGTGCCGGTGCGGGCGGACGAGTGCCTGCTGACGGGCGCGTGGCCGGACGGGATGCGGGACGGGGCGCGGCTGTTGATCCCGGTGCATCCGTGGCAGGCCGAGCATGTGCTCAAGCGCCCCCGCGATCCCTTCGCCGGCGGGATCGCCGCGCATCCGCTGATGTCGCTGCGCACGCTCGCCCTCCCCCAAGGGCCGCATGTCAAGACGGCGTTGAGCGCCCGGCTGACGTCCTCGGTGCGGGACATCTCGGGGTACTCCATCGGTCTGTCGGCCACGCTGTCGGACTTCGCGGAGACGCTGGCGGCCCGCATGGACGGGCTGCTGCACGTCACGCGCACGCTGGGTGCCGCGACGGCCGACTCGCCGGATCTGGCGGCGGTGGTGCGCCAGTCGCCGCGGGAGTACGCCGGGCCCGGCGAGCGGGTCGTGCCGGTGGCGGCGCTGGCCACCACCGAGCTGCCCCGGTCCCCGGCGTGGCTGGCCGAGTTCACACGGCTCGCGCTCACCGTGGGACTGCGGCTGCTGGAGCTGGGCGTGGCGCTGGAGGCGCACGGCCAGAACCTGCTCGTGGTGCTGTCGGCCGACGGCTCCCCGGTGCGGCTGGTCTACCGCGACCTCGCCGACATCCGGGTGAGTCCGGCGCGGCTGGCCCGGCACGGCATCCCGGTGCCGGAGCTGACCGGCCGGGTCGTCACGGACGAGGTGACGCTCCTGCGCCGCAAGCTGTTCGGCTCGCTGGTGGCCGGCGCGCTCGCGGGTACGGCGGGCTCGGGTACGGCGTTGCGCGGGGCGCTGGAGGCGGTCGTACGGGAACTGCCGGGCACCGTGGATCTGGCCGCGCTGCGCCGGGAGCCGCTGCCGACGAAGGCGCTGTCGCTGATGCGGCTGTCGCCGGGGACGCCCGGGGACCAGTGGGCCGAGCTGCCCAATCCGCTGGCCTCCGAGGTGTTCTGA
- a CDS encoding DUF5955 family protein: MTGSDEDPRVAELRTAVARLRRELAAHPAEFPDRAIAEDELAALAAMAISGAPETPRLRRSLLLIAGAIGSVSALSPGLTQVRDAVELFGQQPRS, translated from the coding sequence GTGACGGGCAGCGACGAGGACCCCAGGGTGGCGGAACTGCGGACGGCGGTGGCCCGTCTGCGCCGCGAACTCGCCGCGCATCCGGCCGAGTTCCCGGACCGGGCGATCGCCGAGGACGAGCTCGCCGCACTGGCCGCGATGGCGATCTCCGGGGCGCCGGAGACACCCCGGCTGCGGAGGTCGCTGCTGCTGATCGCGGGGGCGATCGGGTCGGTGAGCGCGCTGTCCCCGGGACTTACACAGGTGCGCGACGCGGTGGAGCTGTTCGGGCAGCAGCCGCGGAGCTAG
- a CDS encoding pyridoxal phosphate-dependent aminotransferase → MEFRQSSKLSEVCYEIRGPVIEHANALEEAGHSVLRLNTGNPALFGFEAPEEILQDMIRMLPQAHGYTDSRGILSARRAVAQRYQTLGLEVGVDDVFLGNGVSELVSMAVQALVEDGDEILIPAPDFPLWTAVTTLAGGKAVHYLCDEQADWYPDLDDMASKITDRTRAVVIINPNNPTGAVYPKEILEGILDLARRHGLMVFADEIYDQILYDDAVHHSVATLAPDLVVLTFCGLSKTYRVAGFRSGWLVVTGPRQHAKDYLEGLTMLASMRLCANAPAQYAIQAALGGRQSVRELTTPGGRLHEQRDVAWEKLNEIPGVSCVKPKGALYAFPRIDPKMHKIHDDEKFVLDLLLREKIQVVQGTGFNWPTPDHFRILTLPYAEDLEAAIGRIGRFLSGYRQV, encoded by the coding sequence ATGGAGTTCCGGCAGTCGAGCAAGCTGAGCGAGGTCTGCTACGAGATCCGCGGCCCGGTGATCGAGCATGCGAACGCGCTGGAGGAGGCGGGCCACAGCGTGCTGCGCCTGAACACCGGCAACCCCGCGCTCTTCGGCTTCGAGGCGCCGGAGGAGATCCTCCAGGACATGATCCGGATGCTCCCCCAGGCGCACGGCTACACCGACTCGCGCGGCATCCTCTCCGCCCGCCGGGCCGTGGCCCAGCGCTACCAGACGCTCGGCCTGGAGGTCGGCGTCGACGACGTCTTCCTCGGCAACGGCGTGTCCGAGCTGGTCTCCATGGCCGTACAGGCCCTGGTCGAGGACGGCGACGAGATCCTGATCCCCGCCCCGGACTTCCCGCTGTGGACGGCGGTGACCACCCTCGCCGGCGGCAAGGCGGTGCACTACCTGTGCGACGAGCAGGCCGACTGGTACCCGGACCTGGACGACATGGCGTCGAAGATCACCGACCGCACCCGGGCGGTGGTCATCATCAACCCCAACAACCCCACCGGCGCGGTCTACCCCAAGGAGATCCTCGAGGGCATCCTCGACCTCGCCCGCCGGCACGGCCTGATGGTCTTCGCCGACGAGATCTACGACCAGATCCTCTACGACGACGCCGTGCACCACTCGGTCGCGACCCTCGCCCCCGACCTGGTGGTCCTCACCTTCTGCGGACTGTCCAAGACCTACCGGGTGGCGGGCTTCCGCTCCGGCTGGCTGGTGGTCACCGGCCCGCGGCAGCACGCGAAGGACTACCTGGAGGGCCTGACGATGCTGGCCTCCATGCGGCTGTGCGCCAACGCGCCCGCCCAGTACGCCATCCAGGCGGCGCTCGGCGGCCGCCAGTCGGTCCGGGAGCTGACCACACCGGGCGGCCGTCTGCACGAACAGCGCGATGTGGCCTGGGAGAAGCTCAACGAGATCCCGGGCGTGTCCTGCGTGAAGCCGAAGGGCGCGCTGTACGCCTTCCCGCGCATCGACCCCAAGATGCACAAGATCCACGACGACGAGAAGTTCGTCCTGGACCTGCTGCTGCGGGAGAAGATCCAGGTCGTCCAGGGCACGGGCTTCAACTGGCCGACCCCGGACCACTTCCGGATCCTCACCCTGCCCTACGCGGAGGACCTGGAGGCGGCGATCGGGCGGATCGGGCGGTTCCTGAGCGGGTATCGGCAGGTGTGA
- a CDS encoding winged helix-turn-helix transcriptional regulator, whose translation MSPRRSYDQYCSAARALDVVGDRWTLLIVRELLAGPRRYTDLHADLPGVSTDVLASRLKDMERDGVSTRRRLPPPGAAYVYELTPRGRELLPVLQALGEWGQAELGGRRPTDAVRAHWFALPLLRALEGEGLVEVRLEEGDFHLYVGAEDGPVYGDGPAPGEPDARLVLGSGTGEAVARGELSLAEAVRDGRIEVSGDGTLAKMLREG comes from the coding sequence ATGTCACCTCGCCGAAGCTACGACCAGTACTGTTCCGCCGCCCGCGCGCTCGACGTCGTCGGCGACCGCTGGACCCTGCTGATCGTCCGGGAGCTGCTGGCCGGCCCGCGGCGCTACACCGACCTGCATGCCGACCTGCCCGGCGTCAGCACGGATGTGCTCGCCTCCCGGCTGAAGGACATGGAGCGGGACGGCGTCAGCACGCGGCGCAGGCTGCCGCCGCCCGGCGCGGCGTACGTGTACGAACTCACCCCGCGCGGACGCGAGTTGCTGCCTGTGCTGCAGGCGCTGGGGGAGTGGGGACAGGCCGAGCTCGGCGGGCGGCGGCCCACCGACGCGGTGCGCGCGCACTGGTTCGCGCTGCCGCTGCTGCGCGCGCTGGAGGGCGAGGGGCTGGTCGAAGTCCGGTTGGAGGAAGGGGACTTCCACCTGTACGTCGGCGCCGAGGACGGGCCGGTCTACGGGGACGGGCCCGCTCCCGGGGAGCCGGACGCGCGGCTGGTCCTGGGCTCCGGGACGGGCGAGGCGGTGGCGCGCGGGGAGCTGAGCCTGGCGGAGGCCGTACGGGACGGCCGTATCGAGGTGAGCGGGGACGGGACCCTGGCCAAGATGCTGCGCGAGGGCTGA
- a CDS encoding SelT/SelW/SelH family protein, whose product MSGRVEIEYCTQCRWLPRAAWLAQELLTTFEAELSELALKPGKGGVFVVRVDDEVVWDRKEQGFPEPTAVKQAVRDRVAPGRSLGHSDRSARE is encoded by the coding sequence ATGAGTGGCCGTGTCGAGATCGAGTACTGCACCCAGTGCAGATGGCTGCCCCGCGCGGCCTGGCTGGCGCAGGAACTGCTCACCACCTTCGAGGCGGAGCTGTCCGAGCTGGCCCTGAAGCCAGGCAAGGGCGGGGTGTTCGTCGTGCGCGTGGACGACGAGGTGGTCTGGGACCGCAAGGAGCAGGGCTTCCCCGAGCCGACGGCGGTCAAGCAGGCCGTACGCGACCGAGTGGCCCCGGGAAGGTCCCTGGGCCACTCGGACAGGTCCGCGCGGGAGTAG
- a CDS encoding HipA family kinase, protein MLRQVTAVRYVTPLRSGGSVPAVVEADDLGTYVVKFTGSAQGRKALVAEVIVGELARALGLRFPELVLVHFDPAIADDEPHQEVRDLHAASAGVNLGMDFLPGARDFTPEVAKTFRVDPLEAGRIVWLDALTANVDRTVHSSNLMIWPTLGTVPPRLWLIDHGAALVFHHRWDGSDPEKTYDFRHHALGHYAPDVRAADAELAPKVTRELLREVVSEVPDAWLTDFATPDEARASYVAHLHARVRASSAWLPTDFPTREELAAEEALRAARTQAGRPKWLKRVPDLHGRPAVEHDGSVHLG, encoded by the coding sequence GTGCTGCGCCAAGTGACTGCCGTCCGATACGTGACCCCGCTGCGGTCCGGCGGCTCCGTGCCCGCAGTCGTCGAGGCCGACGACCTGGGCACGTATGTCGTCAAGTTCACCGGCTCCGCGCAGGGCCGCAAGGCGCTGGTCGCCGAGGTGATCGTCGGCGAGCTGGCCCGCGCCCTGGGGCTGCGCTTCCCCGAACTGGTCCTGGTCCACTTCGACCCCGCGATCGCGGACGACGAGCCGCACCAGGAGGTACGGGACCTGCACGCCGCCAGCGCGGGAGTCAACCTCGGCATGGACTTCCTGCCGGGCGCGCGGGACTTCACCCCCGAGGTCGCCAAGACCTTCCGCGTCGACCCGCTGGAGGCGGGCCGGATCGTCTGGCTGGACGCCCTGACCGCCAACGTCGACCGTACGGTCCACAGCTCCAACCTGATGATCTGGCCGACCCTCGGCACGGTCCCGCCGCGCCTGTGGCTGATCGACCACGGGGCGGCCCTGGTCTTCCACCACCGCTGGGACGGCTCGGACCCCGAGAAGACCTACGACTTCCGCCACCACGCCCTCGGCCACTACGCCCCCGACGTGCGCGCCGCGGACGCGGAGCTGGCGCCCAAGGTGACGCGGGAGCTGCTGCGCGAGGTCGTCTCCGAGGTGCCGGACGCCTGGCTCACCGACTTCGCCACGCCGGACGAGGCGCGCGCGTCCTACGTCGCCCACCTGCACGCGCGCGTGCGGGCGTCGTCCGCGTGGCTCCCCACCGACTTCCCCACCCGGGAGGAACTCGCCGCCGAGGAGGCCCTGCGGGCGGCGAGGACACAGGCAGGCCGGCCGAAGTGGCTGAAGCGGGTCCCCGACCTGCACGGCAGACCGGCCGTGGAACACGATGGGTCGGTGCACCTCGGATGA
- a CDS encoding IclR family transcriptional regulator, translating to MPTSSASTTDSARSTNSGGVQSLERAFDLLERMADAGGEVGLSELSASSGLPLPTIHRLMRTLVACGYVRQQPNRRYALGPRLIRLGESASRLLGTWARPYLARLVEETGETANMALLDGDEIVYVAQVPSKHSMRMFTEVGRRVLPHSTGVGKALLASFPPEEVRALLSRTGMPAATEKTITTPDGFLAALEDVRRNGYAVDDNEQEVGVRCLAVSVPDSPTAAAISISGPAGRVTEAATEKIVPVLQQVADELSEALATQNPA from the coding sequence GTGCCGACGTCCAGCGCCAGCACCACCGACTCCGCCAGGTCCACCAACAGCGGCGGTGTCCAGTCCCTCGAGCGCGCCTTCGACCTGCTGGAACGGATGGCGGACGCGGGCGGTGAGGTCGGTCTGAGCGAGCTGTCCGCGAGCAGCGGGCTGCCGCTGCCCACCATCCACCGTCTGATGCGGACGCTGGTGGCCTGCGGATACGTACGCCAGCAGCCCAACCGCCGCTACGCCCTCGGCCCGCGCCTGATCCGCCTCGGCGAGTCCGCGTCCCGGCTGCTGGGCACCTGGGCCCGCCCCTACCTCGCCCGGCTGGTCGAGGAGACCGGCGAGACGGCGAACATGGCCCTGCTCGACGGCGACGAGATCGTCTACGTCGCCCAGGTGCCGTCCAAGCACTCGATGCGCATGTTCACCGAGGTCGGCCGGCGCGTGCTGCCGCACTCCACGGGCGTCGGCAAGGCGCTGCTCGCCTCCTTCCCGCCGGAGGAGGTGCGGGCGCTGCTGTCCCGTACCGGGATGCCGGCCGCCACGGAGAAGACGATCACCACCCCGGACGGCTTCCTCGCGGCGCTGGAGGACGTGCGGCGCAACGGCTACGCGGTCGACGACAACGAGCAGGAGGTCGGCGTGCGCTGCCTGGCGGTCTCCGTCCCCGACTCCCCCACCGCCGCCGCGATCTCGATCTCCGGTCCGGCGGGCCGGGTCACCGAGGCGGCCACGGAGAAGATCGTGCCGGTGCTCCAGCAGGTCGCCGACGAGCTGTCCGAGGCGCTGGCCACCCAGAACCCCGCCTGA
- a CDS encoding IucA/IucC family protein, giving the protein MDRVHPNPPTPADVAERADARALAPLLNCLLREVAEPLQEPGVDDGRRVYRLPGTGRLLRVRGERRPAEPEVRVSGAWQRLGHTELVKLVADELRRHTGLSNHELPAEMIDSRDAVAALLTARARTTPPDDLYLRSEQSLLTGHPHHPAPKARGGGPVAAWLPYAPEAHARFPLTLLGVREDAVVEEGDTSALDALGQAPPGYRLLPAHPWQLDLVDLTPAYADGRLIRLGTTGFDTWPTAAIRTLYAPGHDLFLKFSLDVRITNDIRRLWRHDLLRLRRTDQATATAFAALDGPAAWLGDRGYRTAGFAFEELAVLVRDGLRDSVLPGATPLLAAGLVEGFDGSPLDAVRNPAAWWEAYLAQVVPPALAAFADHGVVLEAHLQNTLVAVDTRGMPVQALFRDAEGVKLLPEVSRAAGWERLVYCLVVNHLVEIAGALAAHRPTLDPWPAVRRELARHDLPEIAGLLTAPTLPGKTNLLLRWTNAGGADARYRPLKNPLAST; this is encoded by the coding sequence GTGGATCGCGTGCACCCCAACCCTCCGACCCCGGCGGACGTCGCGGAACGCGCCGACGCCCGCGCGCTCGCGCCCCTGCTCAACTGCCTGCTGCGCGAGGTGGCCGAACCGCTCCAGGAGCCCGGGGTGGACGACGGGCGGCGGGTGTACCGGCTGCCCGGTACGGGCCGGCTGCTGCGCGTCCGCGGTGAGCGGCGGCCCGCCGAACCCGAGGTGCGGGTGTCCGGCGCCTGGCAGCGCCTCGGGCACACCGAGCTGGTCAAGCTCGTCGCCGACGAACTGCGCCGGCACACCGGTCTGTCCAACCACGAGCTGCCCGCCGAGATGATCGACAGCCGGGACGCGGTGGCCGCGCTGCTCACGGCACGCGCGCGTACGACGCCGCCGGACGACCTCTATCTGCGCTCCGAGCAGTCCCTGCTGACCGGCCACCCCCACCACCCCGCCCCCAAGGCGCGCGGCGGCGGCCCGGTCGCCGCCTGGCTGCCGTACGCCCCCGAGGCGCACGCCCGCTTCCCGCTGACGCTGCTCGGCGTGCGTGAGGACGCGGTCGTCGAGGAGGGCGACACCTCCGCCCTGGACGCCCTCGGCCAGGCCCCGCCCGGCTACCGGCTGCTGCCCGCGCACCCCTGGCAGCTCGACCTCGTCGATCTCACGCCGGCCTACGCCGACGGCCGGCTGATCCGGCTGGGCACGACCGGCTTCGACACCTGGCCGACCGCCGCGATCCGCACCCTGTACGCCCCCGGCCACGACCTGTTCCTCAAGTTCAGCCTGGATGTGCGCATCACCAACGACATCCGCCGGCTGTGGCGCCACGACCTGCTCAGGCTCCGCCGCACCGACCAGGCGACGGCCACCGCCTTCGCCGCGCTGGACGGCCCCGCCGCCTGGCTCGGCGACCGCGGCTACCGCACCGCTGGCTTCGCCTTCGAGGAACTCGCCGTGCTGGTCCGCGACGGGCTGCGGGACAGCGTGCTGCCGGGCGCGACGCCGCTGCTCGCCGCCGGGCTCGTCGAGGGCTTCGACGGCAGCCCGCTCGACGCCGTCCGGAACCCGGCGGCCTGGTGGGAGGCGTATCTGGCCCAGGTCGTCCCGCCCGCCCTCGCGGCCTTCGCCGACCACGGCGTCGTACTGGAGGCACATCTGCAGAACACGCTGGTCGCCGTCGACACCCGCGGCATGCCGGTGCAGGCCCTGTTCCGGGACGCCGAGGGCGTGAAGCTGCTGCCGGAGGTGTCCCGGGCGGCGGGCTGGGAGCGGCTGGTGTACTGCCTGGTCGTCAACCACCTCGTCGAGATCGCCGGCGCCCTCGCCGCACATCGGCCGACCCTGGACCCCTGGCCGGCCGTACGCCGGGAACTCGCCCGCCACGACCTCCCCGAGATCGCCGGCCTGCTCACCGCGCCCACCCTGCCCGGCAAGACGAACCTGCTGCTGCGCTGGACGAACGCCGGCGGCGCCGACGCCCGCTACCGCCCGCTGAAAAACCCGCTGGCCAGTACATGA
- the aceB gene encoding malate synthase A, with amino-acid sequence MSAPAPSPLAIVDAEPLPRQEEVLTEAALAFVAELHRRFTPRRDELLARRAERRAEIARTSTLDFLPETAAIRADDSWRVAPCPPALQDRRVEITGPTDRKMTINALNSGAKIWLADFEDASAPTWENVVLGQINLADAYTRNIDFTDPASGKSYALRPNDELATVVMRPRGWHLNERHLQVDGQPVPGALVDFGLYFFHNAQRLLDLGKGPYFYLPKTESHLEARLWNEVFVFAQDYVGIPQGTVRATVLIETITAAYEMEEILYELRDHASGLNAGRWDYLFSIVKNFRDGGAKFVLPDRNAVTMTAPFMRAYTELLVRTCHKRGAHAIGGMAAFIPSRRDAEVNKVAFEKVRADKDREAGDGFDGSWVAHPDLVPIAMESFDKVLGEKPNQKDRLREDVHVEAADLIAVDSLDAKPTYPGLVNAVQVGIRYIEAWLRGLGAVAIFNLMEDAATAEISRSQIWQWINAGVEFENGEKATPELARKVAAEELQNIRSELGEEAFAAGHWQQAHDLLLEVSLDEDYADFLTLPAYEQLKG; translated from the coding sequence ATGTCCGCACCAGCGCCGTCCCCGCTGGCCATCGTCGACGCCGAGCCCCTGCCCCGGCAGGAGGAGGTCCTCACGGAGGCGGCCCTCGCCTTCGTGGCCGAGCTGCACCGCCGGTTCACGCCCCGGCGTGACGAACTCCTCGCCCGCCGTGCCGAGCGCCGCGCCGAGATCGCCCGCACCTCCACGCTCGACTTCCTCCCGGAGACCGCCGCGATCCGCGCGGACGACTCCTGGCGGGTGGCTCCCTGCCCGCCCGCGCTGCAGGACCGCCGGGTCGAGATCACCGGCCCCACCGACCGCAAGATGACCATCAACGCCCTCAACTCGGGCGCGAAGATCTGGCTCGCCGACTTCGAGGACGCCTCCGCGCCGACCTGGGAGAACGTCGTCCTGGGGCAGATCAACCTGGCCGACGCCTACACCCGCAACATCGACTTCACCGACCCGGCGTCCGGCAAGTCGTACGCCCTGCGCCCGAACGACGAACTCGCGACCGTCGTCATGCGCCCGCGCGGCTGGCACCTCAACGAGCGTCACCTCCAGGTCGACGGGCAGCCGGTGCCCGGCGCCCTCGTCGACTTCGGCCTGTACTTCTTCCACAACGCCCAGCGCCTGCTCGACCTCGGCAAGGGCCCGTACTTCTACCTCCCGAAGACGGAGTCGCACCTGGAGGCCCGACTCTGGAACGAGGTGTTCGTCTTCGCGCAGGACTACGTCGGCATCCCGCAGGGCACCGTCCGCGCCACCGTCCTGATCGAGACGATCACGGCGGCGTACGAGATGGAGGAGATCCTCTACGAACTGCGCGACCACGCCTCAGGGTTGAACGCCGGCCGCTGGGACTACCTGTTCTCCATCGTCAAGAACTTCCGTGACGGCGGCGCCAAGTTCGTCCTGCCGGACCGCAACGCGGTGACGATGACGGCCCCGTTCATGCGCGCGTACACCGAACTCCTCGTCCGCACCTGCCACAAGCGCGGCGCGCACGCGATCGGCGGCATGGCGGCGTTCATCCCGTCCCGCCGGGACGCCGAGGTCAACAAGGTGGCCTTCGAGAAGGTCCGCGCCGACAAGGACCGCGAGGCCGGCGACGGCTTCGACGGCTCCTGGGTGGCCCACCCCGACCTGGTCCCGATCGCGATGGAGTCCTTCGACAAGGTCCTCGGCGAGAAGCCGAACCAGAAGGACCGCCTGCGCGAGGACGTCCACGTCGAGGCCGCCGACCTGATCGCCGTCGACTCGCTGGACGCCAAGCCGACCTACCCGGGCCTGGTCAACGCCGTCCAGGTCGGCATCCGCTACATCGAGGCCTGGCTGCGCGGGCTCGGCGCGGTCGCCATCTTCAACCTCATGGAGGACGCGGCCACCGCCGAGATCTCCCGCTCCCAGATCTGGCAGTGGATCAACGCGGGCGTCGAGTTCGAGAACGGCGAGAAGGCCACCCCGGAGCTGGCCCGCAAGGTCGCCGCCGAGGAGCTCCAGAACATCAGGAGCGAACTCGGCGAGGAGGCCTTCGCGGCCGGCCACTGGCAGCAGGCCCACGACCTGCTCCTGGAGGTCTCCCTCGACGAGGACTACGCGGACTTCCTGACGCTGCCGGCCTACGAGCAGCTCAAGGGCTGA
- a CDS encoding nucleotidyltransferase family protein: MTENNASPVAGLLLAAGGGRRLGGRPKALLRHRGRPLVEHAVGVLRAAGCDRVHVVLGARAAAVREQAELGGCVLVENPDWAEGMGSSLRAGLDSLAGTGARAALVSLVDQPGIGPEAVARVLAAYEDDTSLVSAAYDGVRGHPVLFGAAHWAGIAAAATGDKGARAYLKEHEEVIRLVECGDVARPYDIDTVDDLVHLE, encoded by the coding sequence ATGACGGAGAACAATGCCTCCCCGGTCGCCGGGCTGCTCCTCGCGGCCGGCGGCGGACGACGCCTGGGCGGACGGCCCAAGGCCCTGCTCCGGCACCGCGGCCGGCCGCTCGTCGAGCACGCGGTCGGGGTGCTGCGCGCGGCCGGCTGCGACCGGGTCCATGTGGTGCTGGGCGCCCGGGCGGCGGCCGTACGGGAGCAGGCGGAGCTCGGCGGCTGCGTCCTGGTGGAGAACCCGGACTGGGCCGAGGGGATGGGTTCGTCGCTGCGCGCCGGGCTCGACTCGCTCGCCGGCACGGGGGCGCGGGCGGCGCTGGTCTCGCTCGTCGACCAGCCCGGCATCGGGCCGGAGGCGGTCGCGCGCGTGCTCGCCGCGTACGAGGACGACACCTCGCTCGTCTCGGCCGCCTACGACGGGGTACGCGGCCATCCCGTGCTCTTCGGCGCCGCCCACTGGGCGGGTATCGCCGCGGCAGCGACCGGGGACAAGGGGGCTCGCGCCTATCTGAAGGAGCACGAGGAGGTGATCAGGCTCGTCGAGTGCGGGGACGTGGCGCGGCCGTACGACATCGACACGGTCGACGACCTGGTCCACCTTGAGTGA